The Anas acuta chromosome 2, bAnaAcu1.1, whole genome shotgun sequence genome contains a region encoding:
- the LRRC30 gene encoding leucine-rich repeat-containing protein 30 — protein MGTEHSKSERRRRMFFLRKGPKLPAWEDALLAGKDPKSLLKRGLRYVSLSLIMKGMTSAPDFLWGLPEVQKLNLSRNQLVVIPPSLGKLDRLVVLNLGGNCLKCLPKEIGLLRNLKVLFVNMNCLTEVPAELSLCRKLEVLSLSHNCISQLPSSFTDLTNLKKLNLSNNHFVQIPLCIFALRSLDFLHLGSNRLESIAESVQYLANLQIFIVENNNIRTLPRSLCFIMALELLNVDYNSIQTLPDDLYLLRRLPRIAWNPMDKGLHVSHNPLSRPLPELVEGGLDVLFNYLREKKEHH, from the coding sequence ATGGGAACCGAGCACTCAAAAAGCGAGAGGCGaagaagaatgttttttctGAGGAAAGGTCCAAAGTTGCCTGCATGGGAAGATGCTCTTCTCGCAGGGAAAGACCCCAAGTCATTGCTGAAACGGGGATTGCGTTATGTCAGCTTGAGCCTTATAATGAAAGGGATGACCAGTGCTCCTGACTTCTTGTGGGGACTGCCTGAGGTGCAGAAACTGAACCTCTCACGCAACCAGCTGGTGGTAATTCCTCCTTCACTGGGAAAACTGGACCGGCTCGTAGTGCTCAACTTAGGTGGCAACTGCCTCAAGTGTCTGCCGAAGGAGATCGGGCTGCTGAGGAACCTGAAGGTCTTGTTTGTTAATATGAACTGCCTGACAGAAGttccagcagagctcagcttgTGCAGAAAGCTGGAAGTTTTGAGCCTCTCGCACAACTGCATCTCACAACTACCTTCAAGCTTCACCGACCTGACAAATTTAAAGAAACTGAATCTCAGTAACAATCACTTCGTGCAGATTCCCCTCTGCATTTTTGCACTGAGGAGCCTAGACTTCTTGCACCTGGGGTCCAACAGGCTTGAAAGCATTGCAGAGAGTGTTCAGTATCTAGCCAATTTGCAAATCTTTATAGTAGAGAATAATAACATACGCACTCTGCCGCGGTCTCTCTGCTTCATCATGGCTCTGGAGCTACTAAATGTAGATTACAATTCCATACAGACTCTTCCAGATGACCTCTACCTGCTGCGCAGGCTGCCCCGCATTGCGTGGAACCCAATGGACAAAGGCCTCCACGTCTCCCACAACCCCCTGTCCCGACCCCTGCCTGAGCTCGTGGAGGGGGGACTGGATGTTCTCTTCAACTACctcagggagaaaaaggagcaCCACTGA